A segment of the Leptospira barantonii genome:
GCGACTCTGTTCGCTCCTACGATCTCCATCGAAGACATTCGTGTGTCTCCGGGTAAGGTCGGTCTCGTGGGCGATGCAAACAAGGAAGTCGAAAAAGCCGACTCCGAGTATCGCAAAGGGATCATCACAAACGAAGAACGCCGTAAAAAGGTAATCGAGATCTGGACGAAAACGAACGATCTCATCACCGAATCCATGTTCAAAGAGCTGGAAAAAGACAAGGGCGGATTCAACCCCGTGTTCATCATGGCGGCTTCCGGTGCGAGAGGATCGAAACAACAGATTCGTCAGCTCGCCGGTATGCGCGGTCTTATGGCGAAACCTTCCGGAGAAATTATCGAGCTCGCAATTCGTTCGAACTTCCGTGAAGGACTTTCGGTTCTTGAATTCTTCATCTCCACTCACGGTGCGAGAAAAGGTCTTGCGGATACCGCGTTAAAAACTGCGGACGCAGGTTACTTAACTCGTCGTCTTGTGGATATTTCTCAGGACGTAATCATCTCCGAAGACGATTGCGGAACCGAAGAATCCATCTCTCTCGGCGTTGTAAAAGAAGGGGAGAACGTAATCGTTTCCCTGAACGACCGTGTATTCGGACGTTACACCGCGGAAAGTATCATCGATCCTGTTACCGATCAAGTTGTGTATCCGAGAAACACTCTGATCACGAGAGAAGTCGGACAAAAAATCGAGAACTTAGGTTACGATAAGATCCGAGTTCGTTCTCCTTTAACTTGCGAATCCAAACAAGGTGTTTGTATCTGCTGTTACGGTATGGACATGGCGAGATTGATTCCTGCGGAAATCGGGGAAGCGGTCGGAACCATCGCGGCTCAATCGATCGGACAACCGGGAACTCAGTTGACGATGAGAACGTTCCACATCGGTGGTGCGGCGTCCGCGAAAGTTCAAGAGAAAGAACACAAAGTTTCTTACACGGCGATCATCAACAATATCAACGGACGTTTGCTCCGTAACGATAAACAACAAAACGTATTCTCACGCCGAGGATCCATCGTGATCCAGAGATTGATTCAACAATACAAGGTGGAAGAACTTTCCAACTTGAGAGTTGAAAACGGTCAAAAGGTGGACAAGGGAGAATTGGTGGCTACTTCTCCGAGCGGAGAAAACATCACTTCCGAAATGCCGGGAACCATTCATATCGAGAATGGAATCTTCCGCATCTTGGGTGAGGAAGCTGTGATTCCGGTAAAAACCGGAACCGTCGTAAACGCAAAAGTAAACGACATCACTCAGCCGAACCAACCTCTCGCAGAGTTTGACCCTTACAACGAAGTCGGTATTTCCGAAATCGAAGGAACCATTCAGTGGATGGATCTTGAGATCGGAAAGAACGTAAGAAGAGACGAAGACGTTAAAACTTCCAACATTCTTCTTAAGGTGATCGAACAAAGAAGAGAGAAACTCAACCCGAGAATCACGGTTATTTCCGGAAGTTCAAGAGAAGAATACTCCGTTCCTGTGGACGCGATCATCTCCGTTCAAGACGGGGACAAGGTGAAAGCCGGAGACATTCTTTTCAAGATTCCTACCGTTGCCGAGAAAACGCGGGATATCACCGGTGGTCTTCCGAGAGTCGACGAGCTTTTCGAAGCGAGAAGACCGAAAGACGCGACCACTCTTGCTGAAACAGACGGTAAGATCGAAATCAGCGGTGAGATCGTAAAAGAAAAACGGATTCTTTATATCCATCCGGACAATCCGGATCAGGAAAAAGTAAAAGTTGCGATTCCGATCGGTAAACAGATCCGGGTTCGTAACGGAGACTTCGTGAAGAGAGGAGATCAGATCGACGACGGTAATCTCGATCCTCACGACATTCTCAGAGTAAAGGGTGTGACTGCGCTTCAAGTGTATCTCGTTCAAGAAGTTCAAGAGGTCTACAGACTTCAAGGGGTTCATATCAACGATAAACACATCGAGGTTGTGGTTCGCCAGATGCTCAGAAAAGTTCTGATTACCGATTCCGGTGATACGAGTTTCGTAAATCAGCAACAAATCGACAGACTTATGTTCAACGAAGAAAACAAAAGAGTAATCGCCGAAGGTGGTTCTCCTGCGGAATCCGTTCCGATTCTTCTTGGATTGACAAAGGCTTCCTTGAATACGGAATCCTTCTTCTCGGCGGCTTCCTTCCAGGAAACCACCAAGGTTCTTACCGACGCGGCGATCAAAGGTAAAACCGATAACCTGATGGGTCTCAAAGAGAACGTCATCATCGGTCACATGATTCCTGCGGGAACCGGAACGAAGAAGTATAAGGACATCGCGGTATTCAAATCCACTTACGGAGATTTGGACCGTCCATTGGAAGAAGAAGAGGAAGAAGAAATTCCTCAAGCGATCGCGGAAGAATCCGACGCGGACGGGGACGAATAAAAAAACAAGCGCGCCGCGCTCGATCGAAACGGCGCGCATTGAACAAAACGGTTTCTTATGGAGAATTCTCCACGCAGAGACCGTTAGAGAACGATCGTCATTCACTTTACAAATCGGAAGTGTTTGAAGATCTGGTAAAAGCGATCTGAAATTTTTTTAGAGAAGGATATTCATGCCAACAATCAGTCAATTGATTCGCCACGGCAGGCAAAAGCAGAAGAAGAGAACGAAATCTCCTGCATTAAAGAGCTCTCCTCAAAGAAGAGGAGTTTGTACGAGAGTAATGACTTTTACTCCGAAAAAACCGAACTCGGCTTTGAGAAAAGTTGCAAGGGTTCGTTTGACGACCGGAATCGAAGTTACAGCATATATTCCCGGTGAGGGACATAATCTTCAGGAACACAACGTGGTTCTGATTCGCGGTGGAAGGGTAAAAGACCTTCCAGGGGTTCGTTATCATATCATTCGCGGAACCCTCGACACCTTGGGTGTGGATAAGAGAAGAAACGGTCGCTCCAAATACGGCGCGAAACGTCCTAAGGCTTAATCGGGAGAATTGATCGATGTCTAGAAGAAGAGGAAAAGTTGAACCCCGGAAAATCACTCCGGATCCAGTTTACAACGACGTTCAAGTTGCGAAGTTCATCAACTGTTTGATGCTGAGCGGAGAAAAATCCGTAGCAGAAAGATTATTCTACGATGCGTTGGAAATCATTCAGAAAAAAACCGGTAACGATCCTTACACCACTTTCCGTGAAGCATTAGAAAATGCTAAACCACAAGTGGAAGTAAAGTCCAGAAGAGTGGGCGGGGTTACGTATCAGGTTCCTATCGAAGTTCGTCCTGAAAGAAGACTTGCTCTCGGTATTCGTTGGTTGATCCGTTATTCCAGAGATAGAAATGAAAAAGGTATGGCTTCTAAGTTGGCCGCCGAGTTCATCGAAGCTCAAAAAGGAACCGGTTCGGCTATCAAGAAAAAAGAAGATATCCGGAAAATGGCGGAAGCGAACAAAGCTTTCTCCCACTATCGCTGGTAAGAAAAAGTTTTATAAAGGCTTCGATGTCGAAGCCGATTTCAGATCGCAAAGGAGAGGTTCGCCTCTCCTTTTTTGTTTAACGGGTGGGTCGTAGAGTGCGAGATGAGCTCCCGAGGTGGGAGTTTTGTGATCGATGTTAAACATTCAAAAAAGGAATTTGAGTTTTGAAAATAGTTTTCGTTAAGTCCTAAAAATTGAGTATGTCTTTCCGTCGCACACTCGATTGCGATTTTACGGAACTTCGTATTTGGACCTTTCGTTGAAGTGCCTTGCATCTCTATAGTAAGCACCTATGTTCCCAGGCGTTCCTAAGGTTTATTGTTATGAGCCGGATCTTTCCTGATTGAAGGATAAGAAATTTTCTTTCATCGCTTAGTGTGAAGATTGTATTACTTTACTATTGAACGGAGTTGATTTAATGAAATTTATTTATACGATATTGGCCATTTGTATATTATTGATCGGGTATATTGTAATTTTTGAAAATGATATTCCGGAATTAGAAATGAAAAAGAAAATCGGTATCATAAATACCGAAAAAGGTATCAAATTGTATTTGAAACCGAATTTCGATTCAAATTCAACCGATGTAAAAGTTCGTTATGGAACAGTGGTAAATATTTTAGAAACCATTCCTCCGAAATTAAATCAAGGAGTATGGACCAAAATAGAACTCCCCGAACACATCGGATGGATGTTCGTCGTGAACTTAAATTTGCTTGAATCGAGTACTGAAGAAAATGAACTCTTCGTGAGCAATATAGACGGAGTAGATGTTTTCGAAGCGCAGTCAACAACTTCCAAAAGAATTAAAAAACTAGATTATGGCGAAAGAGTAAAACTTTTAACTTTTGGATTTCAGAATCCAGAAGATGCTAAAATTTATAACTTAATAAAGGTTGGGACAAAGCTTGGGTTTGTGCTGGATGATGAATTTACGTCACGCTCATACTCGAAAGAAGAAATTAAGAAAGCTCCATTTGTCGGAATGGAGTATCGCGGAATGATCCATAATTGTGATAGCCATTATGCTTCTGCCGTTGCTTACAAAAGGGAAGAATGGTCGGAAGATTATTACATTTCAAGAGAATCTTGTGGCAAAAAGGAATTCGTAATTCTAAGTAAATCTGTAAAGCACATTGGTCAGGGCGCTATTTTTATAATCCAAAACATTATGGATGTATCTCAATATGAAACGGATAAAGATAAACAGCTCGTTGTAGAACAAGATCTAAATGAAATGCTACATTGTATGAGTCAGGATTTCGTGAATACGGTCACTTGGGTTGATCTTAAAAAAGGTAAGGAAACCGTAGAGACTGACAAAAGTAGGACGTATGAGAACGTAATTTTGAAAACTTGGGTTATAGATCAAAAAACAGAAAATTTAGTCGAGATCGATACCAAAGATCAAAAATGTTATTATCCCGCTCCATGGTATTAGGTTTTTTTACGTAATAGGGCACAGATTATTTTTATCCATCACAACCGCACTTTTTCGTTATTTTGATTTTAGAGCCCGATTTAATTTTACTTTTTCTTTTACTCTGCTCAATAATTTCTGAGCGTTTATATCCAGATAAAAAAAATCTCGTCAAAACTGATTTGCAACTACGAACTTTACAAAGGATCGGGTGGAAAGCTCTGTATTTGTAAACTCGTCATGAACAAAGACGTTTCCTCCCAAAAACTACTGAAAGAATCGTAAAATTATTTTTGAATTTTAAGAATGATCGGAAACCAATGGATCTTCCGAATTTGACAAGCGAAGAAGGATCGGATTTTTAAAACGCGGATCCACGCACAAAGAACACCGTCATGCAGATTTTAAACATAGGAATTTTTGCGCATATCGACGCCGGCAAAACCACTCTCTTGGAAAGAATTCTTTTCGAGACCGGCAAAATCCGTAGACCCGGTACGATCGAAGAGGGCACCACAGAATCCGATTATTTACAGGAAGAGATCGAACGCGGGATCTCCATTCAATCTACGCTCGCGAGAGTTTTTTGGCCGAACTCAAAAGAACCGAAGGTTCTCTTTCAATTCTTAGACAATCCCGGACATCTTGACTTTCAAAGTCAGACGAGCGCTTCTCTCGTAGTCGCCGATCTCGGAATCGTTCTCATCGACGCGTTTGAAGGTCTGAAATCCCAAACCCTTCAAAACGTAGAATGGCTTCGAAAACGAAAGATTCCCATTCTATTCTTTTTAAACAAACTCGATCGAAAGGGAATCGATATCACCGATTCGCTCGTGGATCTCGAAGCGATCTTAGAAAAAGAGCCGGTTCTTCTCTGGAAAGAAGACGGAGATTTTTCGCTTTTGTCCGATCGGAGTTCCGACCCATCGCTACTTCCTTTGATCGAATGGGACGACAATCTTTCCGCAGAGTATCTGCAAAATCCGGACAACCTCGCAACTTTGGCCCGGGACGGCTTTGCGAGAGGATTCTGGAAGGGAGAATTCTTTCCCGTTCTCGGTGGTGCGGCCTTACACGGAACCGGAGTGCGGGAACTCCTCGGATCCTTGGAGCTTTTATCGAAGAGTTTACGGCCGGAGTTCCGACCTAAGGAAGAATTGGGAATCGCATTCAAACGGGAACTTCACCCCGATTTGGGAAGAATCGTCTATATCGTCGCTTCGAAGGAGTTCCCACAAAATCAGGAATTTTGGTCGATTTCTTCTCAGGGAACGATGGATTCTCTGCACTACATTTCGACAAGAGACATAGAAGAGACGAAGTCCGCTCTTGCCCGAGAAATCATCGTTGTTCCCGAGTTGCATTTGATCCAGCCGGGGGATGTTCTTTATTCTTCCCCGCAAAAAGAATACAGGTCGGAACTACAACCCATCCGAAAACAGTTTCAAATTCTTCTCGAACCCGAGGCGGCCGAGCATAGAGACGCACTTTGGAGCGCTCTTCAACAACTGATCTGGTTGGATGAGGGTTTGGAAATTAAGATTCTTCCGGAAACGGGACAGATTCAACTTTCAGGTCTTGGAGAACTTCACTTGGAAGTATCTCTTTCTCGTTTGAAGGAATTCTATTCTTATAAAGTCAACGTGAGCGGGATAAAAGTTGCAAGGTTTGAGCTTTGGAAAAAAATGGTCATACAGGGTGAATTTCAGCATACCGCGTTTGATCAAAAAATCTCAAGCGGACTGGTGCAGGCCTCTCTGGTTAGCTCTAACAGCTTCTCCAGGGATGTGCGCTTTGAAACTAAGATTACTGAAACACTAGAAGAAGCCATTACATCAGCTTTTTATGAAGTTGTGGCAAAGGGATTCAAGGGAGAAGAAATTCTCGGCTTGGATTTAATCGTTCATCGATACGATCCTCCGGATTTATCGAACGAAACTTCTTCACTTGTAAAAGTAGCCGTCATCAAAGGCTTAAAAGACATAATTCGGAATCATACGGAACTGATAGGTCCGGTTTCTCTATTAGAGATTTTGATACCAGATACATCGATGGGTGATGTGCTTGGTGTTCTTTCAAAGAGAAACGCAAAGATTCAGAGCGTAGTGTCGGTCGGTGATGGTAAGTCGCTCGTGCACGCAAAGGCTTCTACGGAAAACTTGCTTGGCTTTGCGAGCGTTCTTAGAAATATGACACAGGGAAGGGGTGTTCTGTCTCTGGACTCCCTTTTCGATTCTGAACACTATTACGTAATTACATTACTCGATTCCCGTTAGGGTTCGTTAAAAAGTAAGGAGATTAAAAGGTCGCTATGGCTAAAGAAAAATTTGATAGGTCGAAACCTCACTTAAACGTTGGTACAATTGGTCACGTGGATCATGGTAAAACAACCCTGACGGCAGCTATTACTACTTCACTTGCAAAAGCGATCGGTGGTAAGAACAAAGCTGTTGCTTATGACCAAATTGATAACGCTCCGGAAGAAAAAGCTCGTGGGATTACCATTGCTACTTCTCACCAGGAATATGAAACTGCTAACCGTCACTACGCACACGTAGACTGTCCAGGTCACGCTGACTATGTTAAAAACATGATCACCGGCGCGGCTCAGATGGACGCTGCGATCCTCGTTGTATCTGCAACTGACGGACCAATGCCACAAACTAAAGAACACATTCTTCTTGCTCGTCAGGTTGGCGTTCCTTACGTGATCGTATTCATCAACAAAGCGGACATGCTTGCTCCGGATGAAAGATCGGAAATGATTGAAATGGTTGAAATGGACGTTCGCGACCTTCTCAACAAATACAACTTCCCAGGTGATACTACTCC
Coding sequences within it:
- a CDS encoding elongation factor G-like protein, with protein sequence MQILNIGIFAHIDAGKTTLLERILFETGKIRRPGTIEEGTTESDYLQEEIERGISIQSTLARVFWPNSKEPKVLFQFLDNPGHLDFQSQTSASLVVADLGIVLIDAFEGLKSQTLQNVEWLRKRKIPILFFLNKLDRKGIDITDSLVDLEAILEKEPVLLWKEDGDFSLLSDRSSDPSLLPLIEWDDNLSAEYLQNPDNLATLARDGFARGFWKGEFFPVLGGAALHGTGVRELLGSLELLSKSLRPEFRPKEELGIAFKRELHPDLGRIVYIVASKEFPQNQEFWSISSQGTMDSLHYISTRDIEETKSALAREIIVVPELHLIQPGDVLYSSPQKEYRSELQPIRKQFQILLEPEAAEHRDALWSALQQLIWLDEGLEIKILPETGQIQLSGLGELHLEVSLSRLKEFYSYKVNVSGIKVARFELWKKMVIQGEFQHTAFDQKISSGLVQASLVSSNSFSRDVRFETKITETLEEAITSAFYEVVAKGFKGEEILGLDLIVHRYDPPDLSNETSSLVKVAVIKGLKDIIRNHTELIGPVSLLEILIPDTSMGDVLGVLSKRNAKIQSVVSVGDGKSLVHAKASTENLLGFASVLRNMTQGRGVLSLDSLFDSEHYYVITLLDSR
- the rpsG gene encoding 30S ribosomal protein S7, with protein sequence MSRRRGKVEPRKITPDPVYNDVQVAKFINCLMLSGEKSVAERLFYDALEIIQKKTGNDPYTTFREALENAKPQVEVKSRRVGGVTYQVPIEVRPERRLALGIRWLIRYSRDRNEKGMASKLAAEFIEAQKGTGSAIKKKEDIRKMAEANKAFSHYRW
- the rpoC gene encoding DNA-directed RNA polymerase subunit beta': MRSHNDFESITIRLASPERIKEWSYGEVKKPETINYRTLKPEKDGLFCEKIFGTTKDWECYCGKFKSIRYKGVVCDKCGVEVTHSKVRRERMGHIELAAPVSHIWYYRSVPSRMGLLLDMTVNQLKSVLYFEKYVIIDPADSGRNRGELIDEEEYHAYLDEYGDKFVAGIGADAIKELLARIDVDAEARMIRQKIQDKDKISDKRILKRLEVLEAFRDSGNRPEWMVLDIVPVIPPELRPMVQLEGGRFATSDLNDLYRRVINRNNRLKRLLALKAPEIIVRNEKRMLQEAVDALFDNSRRKRAVKGKGNRPLKSISDMLKGKQGRFRQNLLGKRVDYSGRSVIVVGPELKYHEMGLPKKMALELFKPFIMKRLVDLDLAPNIKSAKKKVEAEDKEVFDVLEYVVKEHPVMLNRAPTLHRLGIQAFLPILVEGKAIKLHPLVCHAFNADFDGDQMAIHVPLTPKAQLETWMLMLSPHNILNPANGHPICGPTQDIVLGIYYLTSELPSEPGVPLKSFSNLDEVHYAIDRGVVEFRTKISVYHQGKILETTPGRLIFNTILPEGYAYVNKPLSDKETNRIIADVYDKYGPAKTVLMLDDIKKLGYRYATLFAPTISIEDIRVSPGKVGLVGDANKEVEKADSEYRKGIITNEERRKKVIEIWTKTNDLITESMFKELEKDKGGFNPVFIMAASGARGSKQQIRQLAGMRGLMAKPSGEIIELAIRSNFREGLSVLEFFISTHGARKGLADTALKTADAGYLTRRLVDISQDVIISEDDCGTEESISLGVVKEGENVIVSLNDRVFGRYTAESIIDPVTDQVVYPRNTLITREVGQKIENLGYDKIRVRSPLTCESKQGVCICCYGMDMARLIPAEIGEAVGTIAAQSIGQPGTQLTMRTFHIGGAASAKVQEKEHKVSYTAIINNINGRLLRNDKQQNVFSRRGSIVIQRLIQQYKVEELSNLRVENGQKVDKGELVATSPSGENITSEMPGTIHIENGIFRILGEEAVIPVKTGTVVNAKVNDITQPNQPLAEFDPYNEVGISEIEGTIQWMDLEIGKNVRRDEDVKTSNILLKVIEQRREKLNPRITVISGSSREEYSVPVDAIISVQDGDKVKAGDILFKIPTVAEKTRDITGGLPRVDELFEARRPKDATTLAETDGKIEISGEIVKEKRILYIHPDNPDQEKVKVAIPIGKQIRVRNGDFVKRGDQIDDGNLDPHDILRVKGVTALQVYLVQEVQEVYRLQGVHINDKHIEVVVRQMLRKVLITDSGDTSFVNQQQIDRLMFNEENKRVIAEGGSPAESVPILLGLTKASLNTESFFSAASFQETTKVLTDAAIKGKTDNLMGLKENVIIGHMIPAGTGTKKYKDIAVFKSTYGDLDRPLEEEEEEEIPQAIAEESDADGDE
- the rpsL gene encoding 30S ribosomal protein S12, with product MPTISQLIRHGRQKQKKRTKSPALKSSPQRRGVCTRVMTFTPKKPNSALRKVARVRLTTGIEVTAYIPGEGHNLQEHNVVLIRGGRVKDLPGVRYHIIRGTLDTLGVDKRRNGRSKYGAKRPKA